ATTCGATTTTGAATTTTATGCCAAAAAAGTAATGGCGATCGCTTTTGTACTCAAAAAAGTAGTGTGCGATCGCCTTCTTGTACTAGCTTTTTTGTTCCATATAACTCAATAACCAATTAGCTGCTGTTGCCCTGCGAGTTTGTCGAGGGCCAAATTCCCCAATTTTATAACCTTTAAAACCCAGCTTTTCTTTAACTATTTGTTTATATTCTGTTGGGATAGAACGAGTCAATTTGACAGTTGCGGGGCGACTCTCAATAAAATCAGGTGGTTGTGGATACTCATCTCGCCATTCGGCAGATACTTCCTGATTATCCCACTTTGCTGTTACTGGATCATAGCGATAACCCAAACAATGCCATACCAATTGATTAACTGTAGCGTCATCAATTTCTTCGTTGAGAATTGCCCAAATGGTATCTGTATTGAGTGGTGGCAAATTAGACATAAGCAATTCAAAATTCCAGCAAAATTAAAGGATTTGAACTTTTACAAGTAGTCTACTGTCTAGGTTACTAGGTCAATGTCCAGAGATAGGCATGATTTTATCTCTATTTATCCCTATCGGAAGATTTATCTACCAAAACGATCAAACAAACTACAAGAAAGAGTAACCATTTTTGAAACTAAGCTTCAACTAAGTTAGGAGAAAGATTATGGCACTCGGTGATTTTTTTGGTAATATAATGGGCGGCAAGCAAAGACGTCGTGATGATGAGCGAGAATACCGCGATCGCGACGACGAAGACAGAGAATCCAGATACCGCGATCGCGACGACGAAGACAGAGAATCCAGATACCGCGATCGCGACGACGAAGACAGAGAATCCAGATACCGCGATCGCGACGACGAAGACAGAGAATCCAGATACCGCGATCGCGACGACGATGACGATGAGGATCGCGATTAAGTCATTGAGCGGTTATCACAAACATAAACTGATAACTGCTCACTGATAACTGATAACTGATAATTGTTAAAAGTTGCATTGTTTGTCCACAAAGCATGTAGACTGGAAATCGTAAAGAATATGCCGGTCAATGCAGAATCCTACACAGATGTCGCAGTCAATCCGCGCCCATTTATTTATTTCTGGCAGAGTTCAAGGCGTAGGTTATCGTTTTG
Above is a genomic segment from Fischerella sp. JS2 containing:
- a CDS encoding polyribonucleotide nucleotidyltransferase translates to MALGDFFGNIMGGKQRRRDDEREYRDRDDEDRESRYRDRDDEDRESRYRDRDDEDRESRYRDRDDEDRESRYRDRDDDDDEDRD
- a CDS encoding DUF1823 family protein → MSNLPPLNTDTIWAILNEEIDDATVNQLVWHCLGYRYDPVTAKWDNQEVSAEWRDEYPQPPDFIESRPATVKLTRSIPTEYKQIVKEKLGFKGYKIGEFGPRQTRRATAANWLLSYMEQKS